The following are encoded in a window of Cygnus atratus isolate AKBS03 ecotype Queensland, Australia chromosome 20, CAtr_DNAZoo_HiC_assembly, whole genome shotgun sequence genomic DNA:
- the CRYBA1 gene encoding LOW QUALITY PROTEIN: beta-crystallin A3 (The sequence of the model RefSeq protein was modified relative to this genomic sequence to represent the inferred CDS: inserted 1 base in 1 codon; deleted 1 base in 1 codon) has translation MGEAAVPPELDTFPAAKMAQTNPLPVPMGPWKITVYDQENFQGKRMEFTSACPNIMECGFDNIRSLKVECGAWVGYEHTGFCGQQFILERGEYPRWDAWSGSNAYHIERLMSFRPVCSANHKESKITVFEKDNFIGRQWEISXDYPSLQAMGWANNEVGSMKIPCGAWVCYQYPGYRGYQYVLEADHHGGDYKHWREWGSHAQQTSQIQSIRRIQQ, from the exons ATGGGCGAAGCAGCAGTACCGCCTGAGCTAG aTACCTTTCCAGCAGCAAAGATGGCTCAGACAAACCCTCTGCCTGTCCCCATGGGCCCCTGGAAG ATCACCGTATACGACCAAGAAAATTTCCAGGGCAAGAGGATGGAGTTCACCTCGGCCTGTCCAAACATCATGGAGTGTGGTTTCGACAACATCCGCTCCCTAAAGGTGGAGTGTGGCGC CTGGGTCGGTTATGAGCACACCGGCTTCTGCGGGCAGCAGTTCATCCTGGAGAGGGGAGAGTACCCGCGCTGGGACGCCTGGAGCGGCAGCAATGCCTACCACATCGAGCGCCTGATGTCCTTCCGCCCCGTCTGCTCTGCT AATCACAAGGAATCCAAGATCACCGTCTTCGAGAAAGACAACTTCATCGGCCGCCAGTGGGAGATAA GCGACTACCCCTCGCTGCAGGCCATGGGCTGGGCCAACAACGAAGTG GGCTCCATGAAGATCCCCTGTGGCGC CTGGGTTTGCTACCAGTATCCCGGGTACCGCGGCTACCAGTACGTCCTGGAGGCCGACCACCACGGGGGAGACTACAAGCACTGGAGAGAGTGGGGATCACACGCCCAGCAGACCTCCCAGATCCAGTCCATCAGGCGCATCCAGCAGTAG
- the NUFIP2 gene encoding FMR1-interacting protein NUFIP2: MEEQPPPHHHHHHHYYYYSHHRPQSPYLPPPDGRAQPKPPLHKHPQHQEAPKRRTGYGELNGNAGEREVSLKGLCSDETTNQGSRVPNGSQQLVDTNVTPKQTVKAGALGKAGIKTKNFIQKNSMDKKNEKSYENKLRESQSSDKPEGVSVPNGVVTSNSSYITNGYVGKGADNDGSGSESGYTTPKKRKGRRNSAKGCENLNLVQDKIMQQEVSTPTLKQELESFKPDYSEQKGNRIENTKPVWKYEAGAGGAGRGKPGLGDVQRKNSDAKPGISSKKFDDRPKGKHASSATSKEDSWTLFKPPPVFPVDNSSAKIVPKISYASKVKENLNKAAQTPSTSSSSSSSSAGETQAQTSSRLSQVPMSAMKSVTSASFSNGPILAGTDGNVYSPGTQPLLTTAASTVTSTSSESVPQDISTVSTALEQKKSSLFIYPSNMQTVLLGTAQVDFPSQTNQQNLGDIFQNQWGLSFINEPSAGPETVVGKSADNQLMEVTFQGEYPATLVSQCAEIIPSGTEQPVFPKAYELDKRTSPPILSAILKPGTAVEGGVALESHHAGDLQKADTGSQGALVFLSKDYEVENPLASPTNNLLASAKEQGYQRGLERKDSWGSFDLSAAVKYHTKEMELIWNLQKQDPKRIITYDEAMDHPDQ; this comes from the exons GCTATGGAGAGCTAAATGGTAACGCAGGGGAACGAGAAGTGTCGCTGAAGGGCCTGTGCTCTGATGAAACCACCAACCAAGGATCCAGGGTACCCAATGGCAGCCAGCAACTCGTAGACACTAATGTGACCCCAAAGCAGACCGTTAAGGCCGGTGCTTTGGGGAAAGCCGGAATCAAAACCAAGAACTTCATTCAGAAAAATAGCATGGACAAAAAGAATGAGAAGTCCTACGAAAACAAGCTTAGAGAAAGTCAGTCCTCAGACAAGCCGGAGGGAGTGTCTGTCCCAAACGGCGTGGTAACCAGTAACTCTAGCTACATCACTAATGGCTACGTAGGCAAAGGGGCCGATAACGATGGTAGCGGCTCTGAGAGTGGATATACTACGCCTAAGAAACGGAAAGGCAGGCGCAACAGTGCCAAGGGTTGTGAGAACTTGAATCTAGTACAGGACAAAATAATGCAACAGGAGGTCAGTACACCAACTTTAAAACAGGAACTGGAGAGTTTCAAGCCTGATTATAGTGAACAAAAGGGGAACCGAATTGAAAATACTAAGCCTGTTTGGAAGTAcgaggctggggctggtggagcAGGCCGAGGAAAGCCTGGGCTTGGGGATGTACAGCGAAAAAACTCTGATGCCAAACCTGGGATTAGCAGCAAGAAGTTTGATGACCGGCCCAAAGGGAAGCATGCTTCATCAGCTACGTCTAAAGAGGACTCATGGACCTTATTTAAGCCACCCCCAGTTTTTCCAGTGGACAATAGCAGTGCTAAAATTGTTCCCAAAATAAGTTATGCAAGTAAAGTTAAAGAAAACCTCAACAAAGCAGCTCAAACCCCATCCACGTCATCGTCATCGTCTTCGTCATCTGCCGGGGAAACTCAGGCCCAAACATCAAGTCGACTGTCCCAAGTCCCCATGTCTGCTATGAAATCTGTTACTTCTGCTAGCTTTTCAAACGGGCCAATTTTAGCAGGGACTGATGGAAATGTATATTCTCCAGGGACCCAGCCACTGCTCACAACTGCTGCTAGTACTGTAACATCAACCTCTTCTGAGTCAGTACCCCAGGACATAAGTACAGTTTCGACAGCTCTCGAACAAAAGAAATCTAGCCTTTTTATCTACCCTTCAAATATGCAAACTGTGCTTCTGGGTACAGCGCAAGTCGACTTCCCATCGCAGACAAATCAGCAGAACCTGGGAGATATCTTCCAGAACCAGTGGGGCTTGTCGTTCATAAACGAGCCCAGCGCTGGCCCCGAAACTGTTGTGGGGAAATCTGCGGATAATCAGTTAATGGAAGTGACATTTCAAGGGGAATATCCTGCCACTTTGGTTTCACAGTGTGCTGAAATCATTCCCTCAGGAACTGAACAACCTGTGTTTCCTAAGGCTTACGAGCTGGATAAACGGACTAGCCCTCCAATTCTTAGCGCTATTCTTAAGCCTGGGACTGCTGTCGAGGGTGGTGTAGCTTTGGAGTCGCATCACGCCGGTGACCTGCAAAAGGCAGACACCGGTAGCCAAGGTGCTTTagtgtttctttcaaaagacTATGAAGTAGAGAATCCTCTGGCCTCTCCCACGAACAATTTGTTAGCCTCCGCCAAAGAACAGGGGTACCAGAGAGGCCTAGAAAGGAAAGATAGCTGGGGTTCTTTTGACCTGAGTGCTGCTGTTAAATATCACACTAAAG AAATGGAATTGATTTGGAATTTGCAGAAGCAAG atCCCAAAAGGATAATCACCTACGATGAAGCCATGGATCACCCGGATCAATGA